Genomic window (Syngnathus scovelli strain Florida chromosome 14, RoL_Ssco_1.2, whole genome shotgun sequence):
aagaaTGGGGCCAGatggggagaagaaaaaaaaaactctttgtcCGAGTAGATGATTGTCAGAGTGCACAAGCAAATCACGTTTTACCTCCACTCGCTATAAATTGACCCATTTACGGTagcaacccaaaaaaaatactcaagtgCTCTGTTTGAAGTTGGAATAACAACAAACCTTCTCGTCGCAATACGGGATGGTGACGTCGCACAATTATTAACAACCAGTAAATCCGGAATGTTCCTTCTCATGATTAAAGAACCAGGAAGAAGTGTTTAGCTGCAACAGCTGCACAGCGAGTCGGACGGCATTTTACCACAGCCCAGGATGAAACTGGTTTACGAGAACGAGCCATCATCGGTGATGATTAAGTAACACGCTGTGCAAACATTCGGCCGCAATAGTCTGCCTGTAACCTGGCGCATACAATAAATTGTAGTAGACAATAAGAATCTTATTTAGCAATGTAAAATGGGATTCGCCGGGTTGTGTTTTAGCAATCTAGATTCGATCTGGATTCAACTTGATTGATGAACTAACCAAAATACCTCACGTTGAAATTTCAACATTTGGTTGCATTTAAAGAAGTTTGCCACGTTGTGTTTACACTGCGGCAAAATCAAATAAGGATCAAATCTGGATTCAATTTGGTTTCACCCTGTGCATTTCCCCTGATTGTGATTTTTCCCTATTTTCGCTCTGTCTATACTCACGGGCGACTTGCACGGGAGTTTTAGAGGCAGACGATGCTCGGTCTCCTGCGGGCCGAGCGATCGGAGCGACAGGACGCACTCGGCCATCGTGCGCTTTTTCCCTCCTTGCTTTTGGAGCTTCAGCAGTAGGGCGCTGCAGCGGAGGCTCTGGAGGCTCAGCGCAAACACAAACGTCTCCATGAAGGATGTGTCCTGTGTGGCCACAAAAAAGTAAAGATGAGGGAAAAAGGTCATGCAGTGGCGTAACAATAGCTGCAACAGCTGAGTGCACATCGTGGTTTAGCTGAGTAAACATCTTGCGGGGAAAGCTACtggaatttctaaaataaatatttttaccaGTAGAGGGTCACAAAAAAGTGTGTGACAGAagtgctatttaaaaaaaaaaaaaaatctctgcctGTGTAAAAACTTATTGCAAGCCAATGAAAAACTTGAAGAAAGGCTTTACTGGAAAAAGCGAAATAGTGAATCAAACAAAATCCTTTTACTAGCGAGGACATAACATCCGCAAATCTAGCAAAACATCCCTGAAATGTCCAAATATTTCCCGTACCTGAGAGTATTGCTTGACGGAGGTCTGGAATTTGACCGGTTTTGGAAGTGTGATGACACCTTTGATTTGGATCTTTGGCTTTTTTGCGTCATTGGCTGTCAGGTTGAGTTGTGAACACTGATAAGGAGAAAACAGGCTGGAGTTATTGAGCTATTTTTGCAATCGGGGCATTGCCCCACCAGAAATGGAAGTGTTTGAACTATTATCTAAAGGCCTTTTTATTGGAGTCATTTTGTAACTTCCTGTTTCTGCAACAACTTTCATTTTTTAGCTGGCTCCTCCACTAGTTCCGTTTGCAGATTTCAGGTAAGGCCACATCGTGTGTCATTGTGAGTGGCAACACAGAGGGTTCATTGAAGGGGGCGCACAAAGGACGCCATTGTCCCGGTGAGGACCCAAAGAACGAAACCGTACCTGGACCAGAGTGATCCAAACCTGCTCCATCTCCTCCTGGTAGCTCAGTCGTACACACAAGCTCCCCAGGTCGTCACCAAACAGTGAGAAAGATTCTGCAAGGCaacgagaggggaggggggggggggggaagtatTTCTCATAAAAGTTGCCTAGCAACATAGTTAGGCCCCAGAATAGAGTCAAGAACTAAAGAGGCACATGGATtcccaaaaaaatgacaaaagtggctCAATAAGATCAATACAACACCTGTGCTACGATTAATCGAGTCCGTGGTGAAGGTCGGAGTGCTGAGGACACTGGACATGGAATTATAACTCTGTAGGAtacacaaatgtaaaaaaaaaaaattttatgtgatataataatataaataagtgTGTGTGATGGTTGAGATTTGAGGGAGAGCAATCTGACCTTCATTTGAGGACTGTGAAAACTGTTGAGCTCAGACATGGACTGACTTAGCCGCTCACCAGCATCTGCTTTAGACGCATCAGGGGTCACCAGCTCAGCTTTCCTCTGAGCGTAAGCGCAACGGGCCGGACCTTGAGCACAAAGAGCAGCGAAGGAGGTCAGCGTGCCGACCCGGCGACCTCATGAAGAGAAAGTAAATGTCCAATTCTAGTCCAAACAGGACATCCTGCTCGCACCAATGAGTCCACGCCTCAATGACTTCTGAGCATATTTTAATGAATTCAGACCCATGAGGCCTTTGTTGGATTATCAAGATCCAATTTTTGGGtataatagataaaaaaaaatcttcagttTGACTAATTTCTCTGTCtatctttttttaatctaattCTATTTTGATTTTACGTACCTGGCATTCCATAGTCGAGGTTAGGAAAAGTGGAAGCTCCGGGCTGCACGTAGGATGCCTTCAAGGTGGGCAGGACGAACGGGACTTCCCTGCCACCAGGGGGCATCTTGGACAGGAGGTAGTCTTCTTGAACCCCCCATTGTTTGGAGGTCACGGGTAGCTGCACGGGAATGTCTTTGAGAGATAAAGCAGTTCTCAattatttccttttttgttttgtgtattaGGGGCAAGTGAGGACGTGCCCCACGCCATATAAAATGTCCTACTGAGTggcttctgcctagcaacaagacaAATGTGATGTGGCTAGcgaaataaatgtgttttaaaaaaaaaaattatttgtatCAGGGGCAAGCAGCAAAGTGCCCTTCCACAATCAGCCTCTGTGACGTTTTCTTTGTGTTCTATAAATTGTGAGATCAAAAGTAAAAGTCAGGCAAAAATAGATCAACCCACGCCTCCTCGCAGACGGCTTATTACCGCATTGTTTGATGGTGCATTCCCTAACGCACCCTGAACCAGAatcaaccacaaaaaaaattccGTAATACATAAAAAATGTTCAGTGGCGCCCTCTATCGTGAAGTTCACAATCACCACCCTGTTAGATTTCACTTTACCTTCAGTCTCCTCTGGCTCTGTCTCCTTCCCTTGCTTTTTACTGAACCTCTTGCAGCAGTTTTTGATGCACTCCATGCCTGAAACAAGTCAACAAAAAGTTTGCACTACTATTAACTTCTGAGCAATATGCCAAATTTACATGttgaacacaaaaacaaacctcCAAAAACTGATTTCCATTCCCTAAATCAATCATAATAAAAAGTAACACTTTAAATATGCAACTGTTCGAATCGGTTCGGCTTAAGCAAATCCGATTCGATTCGGGAGAGTTATAGCTTTTGTCAGGTTtcttgaaaaaggaaaaaaaagtctccaAAACTTAAACTATCCAAGTGACTTAAACTCAAAGAAACAACAAATATCAACAATTTAAATCCTTATGTACATCTCTCATAAAAGGTGATTCGATATGGCTCTTAATTTATGAGTTTGATACGATTCAACTATTTAATTGGGTTTGGCAAATCACAGCAAAAGTTTTTAGCAGGTTCAAAACTAATCAAACATTAAGTATCAATACAGTTCACAAAAAAAGTTAAAGATAAAAGTCAAGTCTTACCCGGATTGTGTGTTCTTTCATTGAAGaaaaggtttttgttttttttgaggggCTCTGATGCACCTCCAAACCTGTCGAGTCAACACAAGAATGACGAGAAATGCCAGCCGACTCACGATtaggctcctcctccttcttctcttcctcACTAAACCTTCCTCCTCCCTCCATCCTGCCTCCTTCCCTTACGAGCATCTTTTTAATCTGTTCACGGGAAAAGTTATTTGAAACCCtgctcacattttttttacttatttctGTTTCCTCTACATTGATGTTATCACGCAGTATTGGAAAAAGGAATTAAAGTAAAAAGGCGCCGCGGTGGTTTCAGTGGCCGGCTCATACGGACGTTTATTGTAATCAATAATTCATATTTGATGATACACAATAAAGGTCTTGTTCACAGCTGATCTGAAGTGAAAAAGACGCAGTGCTGAGAATACAACGTTTGCGGTGCTTCGAAGAAGAGGATGGCAGAAATTGTACACCGGACGCATCCCGCTAGAGCGTCCATCTTGCCGCCTTAAGAGCCCATTAAGGCGGGGCGGGGCGCGTTCCGTCAGGCTGCTTCCCGACCGTGACGCCGCATCAGAAGGGGTGCTCCGACACAAAGATGGTCAGTCGGATGATGGAGCTGCCGCGGAAGTTGATGACGTTGTTGACCGTCACCATCTCCAGATCCAGGACCAGCTCTCGCGGGCCCTTGATGGGCCGTGACAGCACCAGCGTGGCGCTCATGTTGCTGGTTTGCTATTCAACACAAACCAAAGTTGGattaaaaaatctaatttgcAAAGTATCACATGCATATCTAACTAAATATTTGCAGTTTCTAGAATCTTTTTGTATTTGGGTGAAAAATGTGTCATTGTGGCAAAACTGTAAATTTgagaaatgataaaaataataccaatgatggtatggatttttaaaaatatgttaaAGTTGGAGAGATACGAATTAGATGAActacgtgtaaaaaaaaatggccataaAAAAGTAGCCAAACAGTGAAGCTTTGGCACCACCTGCTGGTAGTTTTCTgtagcgcaattttttttttttttttaaaggacatGGGAATTTGCTGCGTATTCCTCACCCTCATGTAGAACTCTTGTCCCTCATTTCCCGACTTGATCTGGAAGATGTAGAAGGCGCCCGGGTAGCGCGTGGTGGCCTGCATCTGGAAAATATCGGCAGGCACGCTACGTCCGGACGACAGGTCCATGTGTCGGTACAGGATGGTGAAAGGCTGGTCCCTGCACGCAGGGTTGCCCGCCGTGCACATGCACTGACTGGACACACCACAGAGGAGAGTGTGAAGGCCACGCCGCGTTACTTTAAGACCCGCCGCGCCGCACTCACTTGTCGCCCACTTCAACGTAAGGAGGCGGACACTGTAAAGGAGCCAGGCATGTGTGGCCTCCCTGGAAATTGAAACAGACTCGTTCTGTTGTACAGGTGTTGTTACCACTCTCACATTCATTGATATCTTCAAAATCAAGCACACGACAACACCACTCGGGGTCAGTTCAAACATCAGAGcggcttgtgtgtttttttttggagatTTTTGGACGCTACCTTCGCAGCTCCGGCCGTCCTCGTAGACGTAGTAGCCGGGCGGGCAGATGCAGTTGAAGGAGCCCGCCGTGTTCAAGCATCGGTGCTGGCACAGGAACTCGGAGAAGCTGCACTCGTCCACATCTGCGGGAAGttacaaaaataatttaatttaattcatttttttactatgcatttGGACTTACCGTTACAGGAAGTTCCGTCGGCCGCTAGCTCAAAGCCTTCTTCGCAATTACACATAAAAGAGCCGTGGTTGTTGAGGCAGCCATGACTGCATGGCTCATCCGCACACTCGTCCACAtctaacacacacaaacacagtttATGCAACGATTCCAGGAACTCTCCTTTATCTGGAGATGTTTCCAAACAGATGATGTGCATTTGCACGTCGTTAAAGTTGCGCAAGAATCTCTGGAGACCTCCAGGAAACATCACAATCTTTGGCTTTATGTGTGAATgggattaaaatatatatattttttaaaaggtaTCATAAAATATCACATGTGGGCTCAGTCGCTGGTTACAAGGAATTACGTGATGTCAGCGGACGCACCTTGGCAGCTGCGGCTGTCCGGGTTGAGGACGAAGCCCGGGTTACACGAGCAAGAATACGAGCCTGGCACGTTGGCACACAGTTGTTGGCAGTAACCGTAGCGACATTCGTCAATATCTGTAAAAAACACAGTAAGGACACGTGGTGTGAATGAATCATCCTGTTGTTTCAAACTGTAATCATGAAGTTGGCAAGAAATCAGATTTTTCATTAAgtaaccacaagagggcgccgtTTCCCTTTTTTAAACGGATCTTGGAGGTttagcactgtttttttttctttttcaattctGGCAGCTTGAAAAAATGTCATCCTGATGGACCTTCTCTGAGCTATGAAGAGCAACTCACCCTGACACTGGCCCCCAATGAGCCAGAAGCCTTCAGTGCAGGAGCAAGTGTAGCCCCCCGCTGTGTTGATGCACACCTGGGTGGGGTTGCAGTGGTGGGAGTTGCTCTCGCATTCGTCAATGTCTAAAAGAACAAGACAAAACACAAATTGGAGtaaatagtagtagtagtagtactcAATATGGCGTAAAAGGGATGCActgaccagcagagggcagcattTCGTGCCTGATGAAAGGCTTGAATTTTTATAGCAAACAAATTAAACCCCTTAAAGATATTAAAAATAGATAATTAGTGTTGTGCATGATGATTTTTCTGTAGACTGTGTGAAAGCTTTCTTCCAAGTAACCCCAGAAATATCCCAGCCCCCccacctccacacacacacacaccctccggCCTTTGTTTCAACAACATTCCAGGTCGGAGCTGTCAGCTATCAAGTCCCATATTGTTTTTCCTCCGCATTAACAGATCGCTCCGATTACGCGCACAATTCCTGCGACTTCCTTAAGAGGCAATGACAAAAATCTACCGGGCCGGAGGGAAGCGAAGGGAGGGGTCAGAGAGGGCTTCTTGTTTGCTCAGGCGGCTTGGCCCGGCGATAAGCGGGACCCCGTGCTGCCCTTCAGGAGTCGAGAAGAATTACAGGAGTAGCTATAAGACGTGATGTACAAACATACGTTCACCACAGCTAATATTAAGTCATTACAACTTTTAAGTTGAAGCCCTGAAATAAAAGTGGAGGAATTTCTGGCAAGTACTGGCTGTGACTGTCCGAATCCAACAATCTCCCTTATTTTCTTCACATCCACATTAACACGATAACGAGCCACTAAAATTCCACCGCCGCTCCCGTCAAAGCCGCATTTGTTCGACGTCCAGACAGGAAATCTGTAGGTGGCGTCATGACATCATAACACaccggcggcggggcggtggcaATGTTGATTGGCTCATTACACACAAGCGGGCCTGTTCTATACAAATACGGCAACATGACTTCATGTTTGAGGCTGGCACGCCGTCACAAGGGGTGCTTTTTAGTGACATGTTAAAAGACACACCTGGACTCCCTGAATTACATCCAACAAAAACAGCGCAGTTGTCTAAATAAGGAATCGGTGTAACAAAGTTTGCAACACTTCACATTCAAACAAAACCACTCACCATTACAGGTTCCGTCATCCGCCAGCGAGTAGCCCAGGATGCACGGCACCGGGAAGCCCAGCTGCGGGTAGCTGGGTTCGGCCTGCCTCGGGGGGGCCGGCACGTAGGTGTCCGGCTGGCCGCCGGTTGTCCCGGTTCCGGCGTCACCCGCGGCGCCTGCACCCCCACGCCCCGGGTACACGGGGTCGGGTTGCTGCCGCGGGGTGTCGGGCCCAAAGGGCTGGCTGTAGAGGCCGTGGGGCAGGCACAGGTAACCCCCGTTCTGGTTGACGCAATTCATGTCCCCCCTGCAGGGGTCCGGAAGACTCCGACACTCATCCACATCTGCGagaaggacacattgatcagttTTAACTTATTTGTGGACTTGTTTTACTGCTGCTTCTCCTTCATTTGATGTTTGCAGGAACACTTACCCATGCACCGTCTTGACCTGCGGTCATATCGGAAGCCAGTTGTGCACGTCTGTGTGGACATAATTGGAGTTATGTGATTTTTGCAATCCATGTATTACTTTAAGTTGCACAAAACTCACAACACGTCTGAGCTCTTATATAATTCTTTATATTAAGCTCTAATGaatgaaaagtagattaaaaagTAGCTTTGGAGAAAATGCCTTGTTGAGTGACGTTCTTCAAAGTTCTTACCTGGCTGTGTGCTGACTGcatacaaagcaaaatgaataGCAGCGCTGCCACCATCCTACAAGAGAAGAGAAATCCAATTTAGTTTACTTTTAGGATGCATTGCGCAAATATCtattaatctaaaaaaaacaaaaaaatgctaaCCTTGTAGAGGAGCAAAGCGTGAAGCCACGTATGTCACCGAGTGCGTTTCTCATTTCCTCCCAAGCTTCCCTTCACTTCGACGACCCTTAAAACGTTGACCCCCCTCAGTCAGCTAAGACcactgccccccctccccaaagtgGACCGAGTCGCTACTAATGTCGCcacttcttttaaaaaaaaaaaaaaagttgattttgCTCTGCCTCCCGCCCCCTGCTTTAGTCCACAGCTGGTTCCCATCAGACCAGAAAGAGACGCCCCCCCTCACATTATGCTGCGCCACCACCAGGGGGCGGACCGacttatatttaatttatttatttttcttgttacTTCAATTTACAATAAAAATGTGACGAATTTACATGAAGATAAATGTACAAACGAGtctgtaaatataaatattccTATCAAGCATATACACTCCTGATTATTTGCAAAGTTGTTTGCACAAAGTAACAGGCACTTGGATGTCTCACTTCATAACAAGTgcccataaataaaaaaaaaaaaaaaacaatcccacCCAATAAACATGTTTAACTGTGTAAGAGtagcacaaaacaaaaaaaacggggggggggggggggaggttgaGATGTTCACAAGGTCACTTGGGTTGAGAAACAATGCCGTTCGAGAAACCTAAAGGTGCTTTCCTTCCCTTTCAAACGTGTGAATGTGGTTCATTCGAATAAACCAGTTTtcaaaatttaaatttaatCCCTCAGCAGTATTATTTGGGGAGGAATTTCTAGCATCCGAAAaagccttggaaaaaaaattactatTTTGGTTTTAACAACTGTTGTgcagtctatttttttttttaaattcagcccTGAAAGTCTTTTCAAGAGTCCTAAATTCTCTCGTGTCTCTGATTTTTAAAAGGAAGCACTTTGATTCATTCTGCATAGAACAAACGTCATCTTCTTCACTGCTTCAACAAATCCTTGAGCACAGCGCCGCCGCTCGCCTCGGCCGACACGGGCACGGGCGTGAAGGTGGGCAACGTGTCCGAGATGGACTTCATCAACAGATGCCCGCCCGGCCCGCCGGAGTGGGCAGCGCCGGTGCCTAGCAAGGGCACGGCGGCCGAGCGCGGAGCCAGGAAGGGATTGCTGGTTTTGCCGGGCGCCGCGCCGCTCGTCTGAGTTTTTCTGGAGGGCGGGGCGCTCAGAGGCTTGATATCCATAATGGGGAGCTTGGGCGCAGGGAGAGATGGCGTCGACTCAATCTCCAGGAACTTGACAAACATCTCTGAGAAGgactgtgacaaaaaaaattaagaagatGCCCAATGACATCACTGCGTTGTTTCTTCTTACCGTGTTGAAGCTCTGCCCGCTCGTGGGCCTCTGGGGAGTGTTGGGGACGCTCTGGGGGCTTCGGCCACCGAGCCAGCTCGACACCCAGCCGGTCACGCCGCGTGCCGTGTCCTCGTCCAGCATCTGGACCACAAAAGGCAATATGCCAAAATCAGCAATAACTGGAGTCGATATGGAGTCTAGCAATGCTAATTATTAGCATGTCAATGGTGCTTTGC
Coding sequences:
- the LOC125981034 gene encoding tandem C2 domains nuclear protein, with translation MECIKNCCKRFSKKQGKETEPEETEDIPVQLPVTSKQWGVQEDYLLSKMPPGGREVPFVLPTLKASYVQPGASTFPNLDYGMPGPARCAYAQRKAELVTPDASKADAGERLSQSMSELNSFHSPQMKSYNSMSSVLSTPTFTTDSINRSTESFSLFGDDLGSLCVRLSYQEEMEQVWITLVQCSQLNLTANDAKKPKIQIKGVITLPKPVKFQTSVKQYSQDTSFMETFVFALSLQSLRCSALLLKLQKQGGKKRTMAECVLSLRSLGPQETEHRLPLKLPCKSPGRGCELHLATCFQPVCRRMQVRVLAAQNLPTGSSPLLPAYTVTLEMYGTAGPLTKKKTRALKATRGQCQWNDTFYLDLDALDAAACTLSIKLFSCCSIKRKNCIGQVHLGLDGLTQEAVEHWKDTVEHPEKVVEAWHTVT
- the fbln5 gene encoding fibulin-5, which codes for MRNALGDIRGFTLCSSTRMVAALLFILLCMQSAHSQTCTTGFRYDRRSRRCMDVDECRSLPDPCRGDMNCVNQNGGYLCLPHGLYSQPFGPDTPRQQPDPVYPGRGGAGAAGDAGTGTTGGQPDTYVPAPPRQAEPSYPQLGFPVPCILGYSLADDGTCNDIDECESNSHHCNPTQVCINTAGGYTCSCTEGFWLIGGQCQDIDECRYGYCQQLCANVPGSYSCSCNPGFVLNPDSRSCQDVDECADEPCSHGCLNNHGSFMCNCEEGFELAADGTSCNDVDECSFSEFLCQHRCLNTAGSFNCICPPGYYVYEDGRSCEDINECESGNNTCTTERVCFNFQGGHTCLAPLQCPPPYVEVGDNQCMCTAGNPACRDQPFTILYRHMDLSSGRSVPADIFQMQATTRYPGAFYIFQIKSGNEGQEFYMRQTSNMSATLVLSRPIKGPRELVLDLEMVTVNNVINFRGSSIIRLTIFVSEHPF